The Drosophila yakuba strain Tai18E2 chromosome X, Prin_Dyak_Tai18E2_2.1, whole genome shotgun sequence DNA segment aaataatCCAGGGGTCTAATAGCTTTGCTCCTCTATAAATCGAACATTTGGGAATGAGTTTCTACagatataagatataaatataagatATTCCCCACTGATATTGTTTTCATTCATTGTTTCATCGTTTTTAGTTACAAAGTGCAACGAGGCTAATGACTTTTGAAGGCCAATTATGCCAGCAAGCGCAGTTGGTAATTGATCAGTTTATATCTGGATCAGATGGCCATCCAATATCATCCAATCTCTGTGTCCAAAAGCTCGATTGCAAAATGTCAAGGGTGCTGTTCTGCTGTCCTGCTGTCCTGCTGTCCTTTCGACCATCTGTCCATATGTCTAGCTCTCAAAGAGAACAAAAATGGagcaaaaaacacaaaaacaaaaaaaaaaagacttGAAAAACTGCGATGAGGCGATGATTTTGTTGCCTGTTGTTCTGTTTGTGAACTTTGAAGGATTTTTCCCATCTAGGAGGATGCTCTGGCATTCGCGAGTGTGTTGATGTGTAGATGtgttgatgtgtgtgtgtgtgtattggcGACAACTCGCCATACAAACACATGCCCAGAGGACCACGCATAATACACATGCAAATGTCAAAGCTGCCAGGCTGTCGCCATAAGCGAAAGCGTCACTTGTGCCACCTTACGAGCCATCCAACCACCCAATcacccacccaaccacccaccttACCACCCATCATCATCCACCATGACGGCCATCGGCGAGTTTTAGCGGATTTCGTTTCTGCTGGAATGGAAATCGTCTTCCTTGCTCGCCTTGCTACCACAGTATACCCTCGAATCAGTCATTTGGAACCTCTTAATATCTGAAACAAGACATTGGCTAGGGTATTCCATTGCAGCATGAAACTATATAGCTTTTGGTTCAATAATCTTCAAAATATGAATATGTTTGCAAAATATCTCAATCTGAAATTGGAACGCCTGCAAGTAGGCAACAAAATTTTCAACAGAGCATTCATTCACTTTCACAACTTTttccgaatttattttattcatttatttatccGTACAGTGAACTTAAAGAGTATAGGAAATGTTGTGCTTTCTTGGTTCCACTCTACGGGCAGTGCACtgtattgtttattgtttctgttgctgctaTTGTGTGTGTCATCCACGCATTTGCTCCATGCTCCAGTAAAGTTCGAGGAGGGTTGTTGAAGGAACGCCAAAGATGGGTGGGTAGTTGCGAGGTACGAGGTACGAGGTACGAGGGTATATGTGTGTACGGTGTGTGAAGTTTGAAAAACTCACCACCGTCTTTTGCCTAACCGGTCACAGTCGACCTCTTCCTCTTCTTGCTTCTGTTTCTTACACACTCTTACTATCTTTCACACTCTGGAAAAAGAAGTCAAGattgttattaatataatgAAATTCAAAGTTTATATCAATAATTCCATTAAGAttgttaagttaagttaaacTAAATATGCCTTTGTCACAGTTGCATAGAGGTAATGCCTCaatatgttttcaatttcagttatTTCTTGAGCTTATTTTTTGTCCACAAACTTTTCTGTgctcttgtttgttttcggACTTTATctgtttggcattttgtttgccacaAACAATTGCATACTTGTGCAGGCTCTAGACATTTGGAGCGTTCTTCCTGCATTCGGTGCGATTTTCATACCTGCTAATTTGGTGTTAAAGGGGTACATTGTGTGGGCTGGAAATGATGTAACAGGAATAAGGAAGCATTGCAGCAATGCAGTGTGTAGTGGGTGTCTCAAAGTCGGAAAACTCGCTATCTAAAGCGTTTTccattgttttgttgttttttctccATTTCTTGTGCAGCCTGCGGAGAAAATGCCGCCGCAGAAAAGAAGACAGAAAGATGAAAATTGTAGCACTCAACACGTCGTCTTTTCCACTACCCCACTTCCAATTTTCACATCTCCCTGTCTTCAATGGAAAATAGCACTTAAAAGACAGAGTGTCAGAGTGTCTTGTATTTATagatattaaaatatatctcGAATAAATATGACACATTCAACATTCCTATTttgaaaaaaacttttataaaatCTTAAAcactgttattattttataaaaattaatctTATGTTATCAATATCTTATTTGCTtataaaacataatatttttcctgtttttcaCTGTGGATTTGTATGCCCATTTTTCACGTCGTAACAATGAAGCCGGAAAACCAACGTACGAAAGGCTTTTCTATCGTCTTAAGAAGCTCTTGCTATTGTTTTCTTGcagtgtttttgtttgtggttGTGTGAGTggttttccacccacttttattcttattgtttaTGCTGCACGCATGCAATTCACACTATGTTTTaacttctttttgttttttttcccctCAAATGAATGTGGTGTAGATGctgtttttaattacattttacaatTATTGTTGGGTATGGATTTCAATTTTGGTTGCCAACAGCATGcgtaacattttaattgaaaataaataatacacaacgataaatttcatttaattagcAAGCTAGAAATTACTTAActaaaaaaacgaaatattttaaatttagaaacAATCGTTCTAAAATAAGTGAAAAAGAAgcatttgattttttgtataaagtatttaaattttgtgccgtcagtggcattttttggaatgctataaataaatggcaGAAACccctaattaaatttaaaacactTGGGCggaatttgtttaaatttatgtatgtatattgtaaCTCGTTCTTTTTGGGTCAAAAATCCAGAGCTGGCAGCAGCATTCTTTGCGTGTTTCCTGCTTGCCCTTTATCTTTGTCCTGCTAGCATTTTCCTTCCTTTTCCGCCATTTCCTTCGTGCCCTGCCACATTCCATTGGATATAATAAATACCAAAATGCgatgaaataaaagaaatagcGGACTAAGGAAATTAAAGATGCAAAGCAATGAAAAGCTCTTAGAAAATCTTTCCACAGCGCATATACAAATTTaccaagaaaaaaacaaaaagcaaacgcTCAAGCTGGAAATTGcttaaaaatgtcaaatgaACAGCATTCTTgccttgctttttttttccacttggTCCTGTCATGAAAGCCGAAAACCAAGCCAAACTAAACTGAAAAGCCCGAGCAAGGATAGCTATTTATGCTCCTGTTTATTGTGTCGTATTCGGCACTGGCAGAATTTTGGTGATTTAACTTAGAAGCTTGTCAATAATTGTTTCAGATTCTTGCATTACTAGTACAAAAAGTTCGTATAAGTGCtttgatatttcatttttgtggtAGGTTAAGTATATTAACAAAATGCTAACGGCACCAACTAGCTTCGATTTGAAGTGTATCCTTGACATATGCAgcgcttttattttatatgtgCCCGCGTTTATGCGCGATATATTCGCTATGgctcatccgcatccacatccacatccacaaccaACATCATCGTCTTTATCTCTATCGTCATTAAACGGGACTCGTCATTATTGCCATAAAACTTTCGTttggttattgttgttgctcttgtttgGTTCCTGGCGCAACTTTTGCCACTGCCGCTTGCCGTTTGGTCGTCCTATCTCCCATCTTGTTCTTACCCATAGCTGCCATCTCACTCTGCCGCTCACTCACCGTCCCTTTCGCACTGTCTCCGAGTGCCACTGGCATTGGCCTTTTAGTTGATTTCCGCCCGACACGCTCTGCCTTGTGATGACATTGTTTTTATGACGCGACCCCCCCAGTTTTTCTCAGTTTCCCTCGCTTGCCTGGCTTTTCCTGGTTTTCCCaaccgcttttccgctttgcTCCACCGCCGACGCATTTTGCCTACCAACAAACAAAGGATATGCCCGCCATATAAAAAGCGATATGtacgtacgtatgtatgtacatagacATGAAAGTAGATGTATGTAGATATTTGCTTGATGTGCGTATATCGTGCACAAGTCTGTCTGTCGAGCCTGGGCTTTTTTGCTCGATTCTGATCCAATTGCAACAAATAACACAAAGGCTTTGTCCCAGCGAAGTGATGGATAATGGTGTTAGTGATGGGACTGTCAATCAGCCACCGATGTGCTATATTGACAGGGACATAGACATCGGTGTCATAGATCTACGACGTGATTGCCGGTTACACAAGACCAGAATTTAGGTCACGCAAATATTGCCTTCGTTACTAGTTAATTTCTGGCAACAAGCTGTTATCACTGAAAGCGTTACTTTTTGGCAACAAATAATGCATATACGCATGTTCTTATATTAGtataataaaaacttttcttttgaTATGagcaaacttttaaaaaatgaccAAGTGTTGCGGTAGGCAGTCAATCACTTTCAAAGCCATTTGATTGAACtgtcaaacaaaaaataacgaGTCTATGAAAATGatgtattaatttaaaatcaaatcgCAGATTAATCAGCTAAGGCCAAGAGATTACGATGCgagacaaaaataaataagttccTAATGAATCATCGCTGATAATGAAATTATACATGAAAGTGTGAAGTAATtgaaaaccaaatcaaaatatGCAATCTTACTAGTCAGCCTAGTTCTATACACATTCATGAATTATGAGTGAGTGTGTGCCATGAAACATAGGTCTTTCGGCAAAAAAATTGGGGCAGAAATCCCATTTCGAGGGGCTGGGCGTAACATTAGCGGCTCGTTGGCGAAAATGCTGGCAAACCAAACTCCCTCATTAGATCCCCAACCAGCCGAGTTCCTATGTGTGTTTACCTTTCTCAAAGCGCAGGCTCGCTGTTTTCCAAGCCACCCAAAAACACCCACACCCCCTTTGTCCTTCTGCCCAGTCGACCTGGTCGACACCCTTGACAagtataatgaaaataaatctCAGCCAAATGATggcttaaaatgtttttgttttaattgctttatatttatgttGAATTTCATATGAAGTATACATAGAACAAACCGAACAAATTGATGtcaatacatttaattttgaaaatcaatgtatataatattttctctGAGTGCATGGCCCtttgtaaatttgttttcctttttttgggccctggatttttttttaattgcttggCAGAGAAGGGAGTGCGTCACGCGAATGCTGAAACTATATAATATGGCAGAAACGGAAGTGGAAACCACAATCAGAGTGTGCGGCCAGGGTTTATAAAGTTATTCATAAACGGTGACGAGGGGAAGCTGGTTGGTAGAGGGTAAAGagtaaaatgcaaaatgaacgGAAGCGGGGGGTGCGGTGCAATTAACCCCCTGGAGGCCGAACTGCAGTTTCCGTGGGCGAGTGTGTGCAGAAATTTACCTTTGTGTGCGTTCGCGTACCCCGAAATGGTCTAAAATCCAACTAATTTATGTGCCAAATAACTGGGCAACATAAGCCGTCGAGATGGAAATTCCAATGCCAAATTCGAATTGCCAAATTTGCGGAAAAACGGTCCCATAACGCCACTAAACACCAATGCCAAAATGCCACCAGCGGTCCAGCTAAATTTAGATCGATATTCCCCGTTTCGTCCCGTCCGCTGGctttcgctttcgctttttATAGACTTTAAGTAAATGGATTCGCAGGCAGCGTTTGCTAAATTTAGTATTACCAAATGCAAACAGTCAACAATCTGGGGTACACAAAACATCAGGTTACATTTCCAATCGATCCAAAACGTGCCAGATGCCCCATTAGCCGCCTATTCATGTTCGAGGGTCGCTCCATGAGCTTTACAAACGGATTTCCCGCAGGTTCATTGCGTTGTTTCTCTGGCATCACTGCTAATTCATTAGCTAAACTGAAGAGTTGAAATCTTAAATACATTTTCGAAATGCCTCAATTGTTATAGCCCATTCTTGgaatccatttatttattcgcaGCCAGCAGGCATAAACGTAATGTACTGAAATGTCGGTGTAGTTCCATTTATCCTTCATAAGCACTTGTTACGCCACGAGTTTCCGGGAAATGGGAAACAAATTACGTTTCTATTAACTAGCGCAACTTCCTGCCCATTTCCCTATTGAGCTTGAGGGCTTTattttgtgttattttgtATAACCACTTAATAATACAGAAATCCCTTCAACAGGCATTTATAGAAAATATGCATTCCATTTGCTATAATAAATAACTCAAATGTATGTActtattatttgaataaactTTCAATTTTATACAGCATAACGCACTTTTCATAATATTTAACTAGTTATTTGCCTTGAAATTCATTttccatataaattattaccaaacaaaaatggaaaacaccCTAATAGAGCACTGATTTTTCGAAGCgcccttctctgcgcttctcaaagCAGCTACCTAAATTGCTGTGATCAAGCCATTGGTTTCCGCAGTGGTTCTTCGCCCAGGGCTTCCAGTTCCTCCGGATCGGCACAGCACTTCCACGATTCCTGAACGCCAAAATGATAGATGGTTTCATGGAAATAAAGCTCCCCCGGATTGATGAAGATGCGTGGAAAATCCGGCTGATTTACGGCATCCGGATAGTTAAGTAGCTGAAGACTGAAACCACAATGCTGCCAATAGCGGGTGCACCTTTTACCCAATATCGGTGGCTCACCAAGTGGTTCCTGGGGGAAACAATTGGCGGTGGTTAATTTCACACACGGCTGATTGCTGAATATCTCCATATATCTGCCCGAATCCGGATGCAAAAACCTGCCCACATAACGCGTTTTAATTGCATCAAACTCCTTGTCGAGAGCAAAGCAAACATCGTAACCCTTCACCGGCTTATGTTCAAACTGACGCACTCGATCGCCCATGAATACGGGCAATCGGATATCGTATACGGAATCATTGACGTTCTTAAATCGACCCGTGGGAAGTTCGTCGGGAGCAGAGGTTTCCATCGTTTCCATTGCCTCAATGTTGATTTGATGGTCGAAAATGCCATTGATTCCGGTTGTCTGGCCGGCCAGATTAAAGATGATTTGATTGGATATATTCACCGGCGTCGTTTGGCTAGTGGTGGCTTCGATTTGTATAAAGAACCGATTGTCGTCATCGATTGTGAAGTGAAGCAGCACCTTCAAGGTGCCAGGATATCCTTCGTGTCCATCCGGCGACACATGCCGCAAGGTGACGCCATCCGGTCGCTTCATTTCCAAATCCCAAATGACCTGATCGAAGCCCACAAAGCCACCATTAATCTGGTGCTTCTGGCCGTGATAATTTTTCGACACAACAACCCGCCGCTCGTCCATGATGAACTCCCCATTGCCCACCACATCCGAGACTCTGCCCAGCGTGCAACCGAAATGGTAGTTTCTATACTTTGTATACCCGGCAACATCATCAAATCCGAGGACCACATCGGACAACTGGTGATAGGCATCTGGCACTTGAATGCTCTGGATGGTGGCGCCCAGCTGGATGACGGCCACCGACAGGCGATTGGTGTTGGTCATTGTGTAGCGACGTATCACTTGTGCCTGCTTGGTAAACGGATTGGTCGCAATCCCAAAAATGTCCTCCACAACCTTGACCATAATttagaatttaattatttgaaatttgtgtgtgcgtatCTGTCTGAAAGTATTCTCAAAgttgtcaaaaaaaaaaattaaaatttattgttgccaGCCAAGTATTTGCCAATATCAGCCGATAAATCCATTTTGAGCAATTGCAATAGTCTAATTTGTCTTTGTCTTCAAATGCACTTTAACTACAGAAACAGattggcaaattgaaaacaattcTCAGCAACGtcaatttgaattatttcTTTAGCAAAGCTGGCACTTCAGTCTGAAATTTAAGTGAATTGCAATTAATCTGTCATAAAGTGTAAAAGTTACCATCATTTTCTGACTTATAACACATTCTTGACACAGCGATAGAAACTTAATTGTAAAAGGCAATGCTGatagtttaatttaattttaaacgtTCCGAGCAATTAGTGTGATACAGTTGGAAATCAAGTAAGCATTTAAatggcattccatattcggaccaatatttcgaatgttctgatcaaaatactgatatttatcgtcgcaaaaaaaacagaaaatcgatttttgccaaaatttcaatatttacgattggtattttctgtataacttggctaaaaatggtcagaaagttaaaagaattacatttttttactcctaattaccaatactaaccaaccaaatcactttttaaccgactgtgtcaaaataatttttggccatttttttgcattttttgtaaggggtaccatcgtcaaaatttgcaaaaaattggaacgacatagaatttttttttgaaaacacagttcgattggaaatttaattacgaactcaacgaggtatggcattttatatttggaccactatttcgaatgctgtgataaaaatactgataattatttgcgcaaaaaaacagaaaaactattttcgccaaaatttcaatatttacgattggtattttccgtataacttggctaaaatggtcagagagcgaaaagaattacagtttcttactcctaattaccaatactaaccaaccaaatcactttttaaccgactgtgttaaaataatttttggccattttttcgcattttttgtaaggggtaccatcgtcaaaatttgcaaaaaattggaacgacatagaatttttttttgaaaacacagttcgattggaaatttaattacgaactcaacgaggtatgacattccatattcgaaCCAATATTGATTAAAATgttctgattaaaatactgatatttttaggcgcaaaaaaacagaaaatcgattttcgaCAGAAATTCTAAAATCACCATTaaatcgattttaaattttaaaataaatttcaataacaAAACCTAATCATTTCAAGTGAGATGTCGCGACTGTTGTACGAAAAATGAAGATAAAAATCGGTGAGCAAAAGCTCTTTCTTGGAATTAATTGACATGTGTATGTCGTACTATCAATTTGCTTCCAAATTGAAGTTCACTGCAAAACACACACGTTTAGTAAATGGCTTTAATGGCTTATCGTAAATCCACTTGTTAATTGCACCCATCAAGGCTGTTCACCACGGATTCGCTAAACCATTTCACTTTCCCGATGCGATGGCAATGATAGCGGGGCAATTTGTTCGGTGTTCGAGTGGCGGCGGTGAGTGCATGCCACCTGTTCGTACCTCACCCTTTTGCAAAGACATTGTAGATAAGTTCGTGCTTGCAACGGGTCTATCTTATCGTGCGGGACCTGTTtgcagttgccagttgccagttgccagtaCCTAGAACGCAGGTCACAGCCGCGATCCATTCAATAAAAGATCGATACAGGTGTGTGATTTATTGGGACGACGAAGCACCAGACACACACTATAAACTACACAACTATCCCACAGAATCTAATCGAAATATTGCTGCGAAATGTGCTAGCTATGGATGATTATTCAGCCAATACCCGTGACAGGAATTATCATCATTTATAATGGCAATAACTGAATAATTGAATATGCTGCGATATATGACGGAGAGAGAACAAAAGACTGATTGCCATCAATTACTCTGCCCTTGCCCCATTACGGCTTCTTCAACAGCTGCGTGGTTTTTCGCACTACACTCGCACAAATTTAGCATAGTCTTGGGAAAAacaatgtatatactttattgtTCTAATAcatatgatattttttatcTCGTTGATAACCGCTTTATTATCTTAATAACTAGAAGCTAAGTTTAGAAAACACAAATGCCTAGAAAGGATCTATTTTTTTCTGCAAGTGCACATAGAGAAAACAGTGGGGTATAATGACCATTCATACCTGCAGTGGCTGTAATGGGTTTTCAAGCTGCCTGTGGCCAGTCCCTCGGCATTGTTCTTTCTGCCCGTGCCCCCCAGGTTCCATATCATGCCTCATTGCCCACATTGCAAGGTGGCGAGATGGTGtgcaaataaatgcaaaatcaTGGCTCGTCATCCACATCGACACCGCATCGTCACAGTCAGTCATCCTCGTCCATTGTCGCTTAAAGTTCAGTTCATTTCAGTTCAGCGAggccaatggcaatggcaatggcaatggcaaagcCAAAGTTTGCTGGGCCTTTGGATTGCAACTTTGGCTGCCTTCACCTTTGATATTTGGCCCGGTGTGCTCCCGTTACGCTGGCGAAAGGTAAATGTTTGCCGATAAGAACAGCCAGTTGGATCAATAGCCTTGAAATTACGCAGCTCGAACTTTAAGCCACCGACGGGTAGGTGATAAATATTGCAGAAATGCAATCTGTCACCGAAATCCGTTCCATTTAGTTGAGAGAGACTCGAGCACAGCTCCACATCTTCAATGCAAAGGTCAGCATTTGAAATTAGCTTTCCAGCTGAAGAAGGCCAAAGTTATAATTAAGATCGACGGGTTCTCGACTTGCGACTTAATATTTGATGGGAAATTGCTTACGCAAAGGCTAAGAGCAAAGGTTATCGCAATAAACCTTAGTTTGCTTTAAAGAATATCGATATAAAAACCGATTTAGAATATTATATCCTAGCttctttgtttaatttgtcAAGATTCACTGACAGTATTTccaaattttatttcatttaatttcattgttaaatattttaaccCATTTAAGCATTCTTTAATGTCTGCATTTTTGATGTTTACTTTCCTTAACGATAATATCTCCGTAAAACagacaaaaacattttatattgccaaaacatttttgcattaacAACATCGTTTAAACTTAAAATGTTCAGCATTTGAAAATTCCGTTTGAAATTTTCCACGTCGATATTATAGTTTGTTTATACATAGGTAtagattttcttttatatacTGCCAATATTACTCGACTCGTCTATGTTACTTACATACACTAACATGTAGCAACAATTACTGTGTCTGgttgttttgtaaataatatatgCAAATGACATTTTAATGGATAAgctcatttcatttattcaaTGATTATCCGATTACTGTTGATATAGCACTcggaaaattttaattacgtTGAACAACACATATAATAATCAGAATAAATGGATGCCTACTACCGAGCGATAtaatgtttatataaatacaaattgattAGAAAACCATGGGATGATAGCAAATACTAGCCATGCTAATGTGTTTTTTAAGATATTAGAATgattgaaatttgcatttaaaatggtACAAATGTTCAAGGTTGTTAGTATATAGAATTTTAGATTTTCTAGTTTCTAGTCGGGGGCACTcaattagtttattatttgcttgtttatgt contains these protein-coding regions:
- the LOC6524660 gene encoding galactose mutarotase, which gives rise to MVKVVEDIFGIATNPFTKQAQVIRRYTMTNTNRLSVAVIQLGATIQSIQVPDAYHQLSDVVLGFDDVAGYTKYRNYHFGCTLGRVSDVVGNGEFIMDERRVVVSKNYHGQKHQINGGFVGFDQVIWDLEMKRPDGVTLRHVSPDGHEGYPGTLKVLLHFTIDDDNRFFIQIEATTSQTTPVNISNQIIFNLAGQTTGINGIFDHQINIEAMETMETSAPDELPTGRFKNVNDSVYDIRLPVFMGDRVRQFEHKPVKGYDVCFALDKEFDAIKTRYVGRFLHPDSGRYMEIFSNQPCVKLTTANCFPQEPLGEPPILGKRCTRYWQHCGFSLQLLNYPDAVNQPDFPRIFINPGELYFHETIYHFGVQESWKCCADPEELEALGEEPLRKPMA